The proteins below are encoded in one region of Aeromonas jandaei:
- a CDS encoding coniferyl aldehyde dehydrogenase — MGVAPHQHSPEDILAIKLALPEQLERLKRASREHPMPTLAERRTQLTKLKRALLAHKEQLCTALAQDYGQRSHYDSQIADILPCIMQINYTQKRLKRWMQPHRRHAGLLLAPAKVEVHFQPLGVVGIIVPWNFPVMLSLGPLITAIAAGNRAMLKLSEFTPHTNAVLRTLLTTTFNEDEIAVIEGDAQMAAAFSSLPFDHLLFTGSTMVGKLVMAAAAPQLTPLTLELGGKSPCLIAPDMPVETAIERMIFGKSLNAGQICVAPDYVLLPRSEVENFIAAYRNHFAKLYPAGLASPDYGAIINDRQYQRLVSWLDEAKQAGAQLHPCATPARDDQRRLLAPHLLTGVPGHCQVIQQEIFGPLLPLIPYDTLEEALAYIAERPRPLALYLMSFDPELQARVTRETHSGGMAINESLFQVAADDVPFGGIGASGMGHYHGHEGFLTFSKAKTVLTRGKFTTGSLIHPPYNSWIQKLMMAFFLR, encoded by the coding sequence ATGGGAGTCGCACCGCATCAGCACAGTCCGGAGGATATCCTCGCCATCAAGCTGGCCCTGCCCGAGCAGCTGGAGCGGCTCAAACGGGCGAGCCGGGAACACCCGATGCCGACGCTGGCCGAGCGGCGAACCCAGCTGACCAAACTCAAGCGGGCGCTGCTGGCTCACAAGGAGCAGCTCTGCACGGCGCTGGCGCAGGATTATGGCCAGCGCAGCCACTACGACAGCCAGATCGCCGACATCCTCCCCTGCATCATGCAGATCAACTACACCCAGAAGCGGCTCAAGCGCTGGATGCAGCCCCATCGTCGCCATGCCGGTCTGCTGCTCGCCCCCGCCAAAGTGGAGGTACACTTCCAGCCGCTCGGGGTGGTCGGCATCATAGTGCCGTGGAACTTTCCGGTGATGCTGAGCCTCGGCCCGCTCATCACCGCCATCGCGGCAGGGAACCGGGCGATGCTGAAACTCTCCGAGTTCACTCCCCATACCAACGCCGTGCTGCGTACCCTGCTCACCACCACTTTCAACGAGGACGAGATCGCCGTCATCGAGGGGGATGCCCAGATGGCGGCCGCATTCAGCTCGCTCCCCTTCGATCACCTGCTGTTCACCGGCTCCACCATGGTTGGCAAGCTGGTAATGGCCGCCGCCGCGCCCCAGCTCACCCCGCTCACCCTTGAGCTGGGTGGTAAGAGCCCTTGCCTCATCGCCCCCGACATGCCAGTTGAGACCGCCATCGAGCGGATGATCTTCGGCAAGAGCCTCAACGCCGGCCAGATCTGCGTTGCCCCCGACTATGTGCTGCTGCCCCGCAGCGAGGTGGAGAACTTTATCGCCGCCTATCGCAACCACTTTGCCAAGCTCTACCCTGCCGGGCTCGCCAGCCCCGACTACGGCGCCATCATCAACGATCGCCAGTATCAGCGGCTGGTCAGCTGGCTCGATGAGGCCAAACAGGCGGGAGCCCAGCTCCACCCCTGTGCCACTCCGGCGCGGGATGATCAGCGCCGCCTTCTGGCCCCGCATCTGCTGACCGGGGTGCCGGGCCACTGTCAGGTGATACAGCAGGAGATCTTCGGCCCGCTGCTGCCGCTCATCCCCTACGACACGCTGGAGGAGGCGCTCGCCTATATCGCCGAACGTCCCCGCCCGCTGGCCCTCTATCTGATGAGCTTCGATCCCGAGCTGCAGGCGCGGGTGACCCGGGAGACCCACTCCGGCGGCATGGCCATCAACGAGAGTCTGTTCCAGGTGGCAGCCGATGATGTGCCGTTTGGCGGCATCGGCGCCTCCGGCATGGGCCACTACCACGGGCACGAGGGCTTTCTCACCTTCTCCAAGGCGAAAACCGTGCTGACCCGCGGCAAGTTCACCACCGGCTCCCTGATCCATCCGCCCTACAACAGCTGGATCCAGAAGCTGATGATGGCTTTTTTCCTGCGCTGA
- a CDS encoding TetR/AcrR family transcriptional regulator, with the protein MTDKRRQILDAALALCAEDGLQGAATARIAKAAGVANGTLFHHFPSKEALILQLYQDVKTRMGAAICEADPELALREQIHHYWQQAMSWMLAHPNEIKFVLGFFHSPLLARPARSQILNDTLRFLPALLVKGQASGELMQAPAPLLLEVCQGQFLACASLFVDQPELGQDAHWQASAFALFWSAISGANPYDNSDR; encoded by the coding sequence ATGACCGACAAGCGCCGCCAAATTCTGGATGCCGCCCTCGCCCTCTGCGCCGAAGATGGTCTGCAGGGGGCAGCCACCGCCCGCATTGCCAAGGCGGCCGGGGTCGCCAACGGCACCCTGTTCCACCACTTTCCGAGCAAGGAGGCACTGATCCTTCAGCTCTATCAGGATGTGAAGACCAGGATGGGGGCTGCCATCTGCGAAGCCGATCCCGAGCTGGCACTACGCGAGCAGATCCACCACTACTGGCAGCAGGCGATGAGCTGGATGCTGGCCCACCCCAACGAGATCAAATTTGTGCTGGGTTTCTTTCACTCCCCCCTGCTGGCCCGCCCGGCCCGCAGCCAGATCTTGAATGACACTCTGCGCTTTCTGCCCGCTCTGCTGGTAAAAGGGCAGGCCAGTGGCGAGCTGATGCAGGCCCCCGCGCCGCTGTTGCTGGAGGTGTGTCAGGGGCAGTTCCTCGCCTGCGCATCACTCTTTGTCGATCAACCCGAGCTTGGGCAGGATGCCCACTGGCAAGCCAGTGCCTTTGCCCTCTTCTGGTCAGCCATCTCAGGAGCCAACCCCTATGACAACTCCGACCGTTGA
- a CDS encoding iron-containing alcohol dehydrogenase, with the protein MSRYYDFFCPVKLLAGEQALEQLASELASLGARRPLLLTDKGVNATGLATLLANVLAEGELPVAAIWDEIPADSSTAVVERIAKRYAELDCDSLVALGGGSVIDTAKAVNILASMGGEHLLDYSGAGCLTRPLKPLAVVPTTAGTGSEVTLVAVIKDEASGRKVPFTSPFLLPQLAVLDPRLTQGLPLNITAATAMDAMTHAIEAFIGTAKNPVSDALALMAVEKIANALPLILKDPQNKQLRLQLAEGSTLAGMAFSNSMVGLVHALGHSLGARCHLPHGLCMNLFLPTVLDFNRPEVDNELARLLLPLVGAERFAATPAHLRAEATITAIRTLRDTLWQAVKLPRTMSEAGVSDRSLLGEIRDLAVNDGAMLFNRKDADREQLLTLLERAWA; encoded by the coding sequence ATGAGCCGCTATTACGATTTTTTCTGTCCGGTCAAACTGCTGGCCGGTGAACAGGCGCTGGAGCAGCTGGCCAGCGAGCTGGCAAGCCTTGGTGCTCGCCGCCCCCTGCTGCTGACCGACAAGGGGGTCAATGCCACTGGTCTTGCCACCCTGCTGGCCAATGTACTGGCCGAAGGGGAGCTGCCGGTCGCCGCCATTTGGGACGAGATCCCGGCCGACTCCTCCACTGCCGTGGTGGAGCGGATCGCCAAGCGCTACGCCGAGCTAGACTGCGACAGTCTGGTGGCGCTGGGGGGCGGCTCGGTCATCGATACCGCCAAGGCGGTCAATATCCTGGCATCCATGGGTGGTGAACACCTGCTCGACTACTCGGGCGCCGGTTGCCTGACTCGTCCCCTCAAGCCGCTGGCGGTGGTGCCCACCACGGCAGGTACCGGTTCCGAGGTCACGCTGGTGGCGGTGATCAAGGATGAGGCGAGCGGGCGCAAGGTGCCCTTCACCTCCCCCTTCCTGCTGCCGCAGCTGGCGGTGCTCGACCCGCGTCTGACTCAGGGACTGCCCCTCAATATCACCGCAGCCACCGCCATGGATGCCATGACCCATGCCATCGAGGCCTTTATCGGCACCGCCAAAAACCCGGTGAGCGATGCGCTGGCCCTGATGGCGGTAGAGAAGATAGCCAATGCCCTGCCTCTCATCCTCAAGGATCCGCAAAACAAGCAGTTGCGGCTGCAATTGGCCGAAGGTTCCACCCTGGCGGGCATGGCCTTCTCCAACTCCATGGTGGGACTGGTGCATGCCCTCGGCCACAGTCTGGGGGCTCGCTGCCATCTCCCCCACGGCCTGTGCATGAACCTCTTCCTGCCGACCGTGCTCGACTTCAACCGCCCCGAGGTAGATAACGAGTTGGCCCGCCTGCTGCTGCCGCTGGTGGGAGCCGAGCGCTTTGCCGCCACCCCGGCCCACCTGCGGGCCGAGGCGACCATCACCGCCATTCGTACCCTGCGCGATACCCTGTGGCAGGCGGTCAAGCTGCCGCGCACCATGAGCGAGGCGGGGGTAAGCGATCGCTCGCTGCTCGGGGAGATACGGGATCTGGCCGTCAACGACGGTGCCATGCTGTTCAATCGCAAGGATGCCGACCGTGAGCAGTTGCTCACTCTGCTGGAGCGGGCCTGGGCCTGA
- a CDS encoding GNAT family N-acetyltransferase encodes MSDIIHQANQQQFICMVEGKESRLRYRRLDAKTIDAYSTFVPPELRVQGIADQLARALFNWTQAEGLTIVPSCSYIDVWLRRNANS; translated from the coding sequence ATGAGCGACATCATTCATCAGGCCAACCAGCAGCAATTCATCTGTATGGTGGAGGGGAAGGAGTCGAGATTGCGCTACCGGCGCCTCGATGCCAAGACCATCGATGCCTACAGCACCTTTGTCCCCCCCGAGCTGCGGGTGCAGGGGATTGCCGATCAGCTGGCCCGCGCCCTCTTCAACTGGACTCAGGCAGAGGGGCTCACTATAGTGCCCAGCTGCAGTTACATTGACGTCTGGTTACGCCGAAATGCCAATAGTTGA
- a CDS encoding nucleotidyltransferase family protein yields MPIVEPLDPKQEHAFQAKTEALLRADPQRMACLQAAAELDLPDWALGAGFIRNLIWDHLHHKTEPTPLNDIDLIYLDSSDPQGLAEAEHEAWLAKRLPGQQWEVRNQARMHTRQLAAPFTSSMEALSHWVEVPTCIGVRLTKDGEFEWLAPYGFAINWSLQVSANPRCRQDKQIFTQRIKEKQWQTLWPDLQVNWP; encoded by the coding sequence ATGCCAATAGTTGAGCCATTAGATCCCAAACAAGAACACGCCTTCCAAGCCAAAACCGAAGCGCTGCTGCGGGCCGATCCACAGCGGATGGCCTGCCTGCAGGCAGCCGCCGAGCTCGATCTGCCCGACTGGGCGCTGGGGGCAGGCTTTATCCGCAACCTCATCTGGGATCATCTCCACCACAAAACCGAGCCCACCCCGCTCAACGATATCGACCTTATCTACCTCGATAGCAGCGACCCGCAAGGGCTGGCCGAAGCAGAGCACGAAGCCTGGCTCGCCAAACGGCTGCCCGGCCAGCAGTGGGAGGTGCGCAATCAGGCCCGCATGCACACTCGCCAGCTGGCAGCACCGTTTACCAGCAGCATGGAGGCGCTCAGCCACTGGGTCGAGGTACCCACCTGCATCGGCGTGCGCCTGACCAAAGATGGCGAGTTCGAGTGGCTTGCCCCCTACGGCTTTGCCATAAACTGGTCGCTGCAAGTGAGTGCCAACCCCAGATGTCGCCAGGACAAACAGATCTTCACCCAGCGCATCAAGGAGAAGCAGTGGCAGACTCTCTGGCCTGACCTTCAGGTAAACTGGCCATAA